From Acidimicrobiales bacterium, the proteins below share one genomic window:
- a CDS encoding glycosyltransferase, which yields MSRPPAGSRDVDVLFLGHDVTRTGAPLMLLYFLRWLREHTDLTFEVVVVDGGPLEADFAAVAPTTVLAELPAGRLESVARRAGLHGLAGRLHERTARRALAGLGAAPLVYANSISSVRVLPLLDGAPPDQVVVTHVHEMEGAFRAQDEATLEILATRTDHFVAASDLVRRLVIDRLGVDPDRVVRHYEFIDVDAMVATPPDAAAVDAVRASCGIPPDAAVVGAVGVAQWRKGPDLFVLLAQLVRRREHDREIHFVWLGADPAGDETVALVQDIERAGLADRVHLVPPEPTPARWFALFDVYTLTSREDPFPLVCLESSLLGTPIVCFDNTGMAEFAGDGDCGFMVDYLDVEAMADRVMALLDDAEERAAVGARAAARVRTEFDVEAAAPALHRDLERWRTR from the coding sequence GTGAGCCGCCCACCTGCGGGGAGCCGGGACGTCGACGTCCTCTTCCTCGGCCACGACGTCACCCGCACGGGCGCGCCGCTGATGCTCCTCTACTTTCTGCGGTGGCTGCGCGAGCACACCGACCTCACCTTCGAGGTCGTGGTGGTGGACGGCGGGCCCCTCGAGGCCGACTTCGCCGCGGTGGCACCCACCACCGTCCTGGCCGAACTGCCGGCCGGACGCCTCGAGTCCGTGGCCCGTCGGGCCGGTCTGCACGGGCTGGCCGGGCGCCTCCACGAGCGCACCGCGCGCCGCGCCCTCGCCGGTCTGGGCGCCGCGCCGCTCGTCTACGCCAACAGCATCAGCAGCGTGCGGGTCCTGCCGCTGCTCGACGGGGCTCCGCCCGACCAGGTCGTGGTCACCCACGTCCACGAGATGGAAGGCGCGTTCCGGGCGCAGGACGAGGCCACCCTCGAGATCCTCGCCACCCGGACCGACCACTTCGTGGCCGCCTCCGACCTCGTGCGCCGCCTCGTCATCGACCGCCTGGGCGTCGACCCGGACCGGGTGGTGCGTCACTACGAGTTCATCGACGTCGACGCGATGGTGGCGACGCCGCCCGACGCGGCGGCGGTCGACGCGGTGCGGGCGTCCTGCGGGATCCCGCCGGACGCCGCCGTGGTCGGCGCCGTCGGGGTGGCGCAGTGGCGCAAGGGTCCGGACCTCTTCGTACTGCTGGCCCAGTTGGTCCGCCGGCGTGAGCACGACCGTGAGATCCACTTCGTGTGGCTCGGCGCCGACCCCGCGGGGGACGAGACCGTGGCGCTGGTCCAGGACATCGAGCGGGCCGGGCTGGCCGACCGGGTGCACCTCGTCCCGCCCGAGCCGACCCCGGCGCGCTGGTTCGCGCTCTTCGACGTCTACACCCTCACCTCCCGGGAGGACCCGTTCCCCCTGGTGTGCCTGGAGAGCTCGTTGCTGGGCACCCCCATCGTGTGCTTCGACAACACCGGGATGGCCGAGTTCGCCGGGGACGGTGACTGCGGCTTCATGGTTGACTACCTCGATGTCGAGGCCATGGCGGACCGCGTGATGGCGCTGCTCGACGACGCCGAGGAGCGCGCCGCGGTGGGGGCCCGGGCCGCGGCGAGGGTGCGCACCGAGTTCGACGTCGAGGCCGCGGCGCCGGCGCTGCACCGGGACCTCGAGCGTTGGCGGACCCGGTGA
- a CDS encoding glycosyltransferase, with protein sequence MSTAQAGPGRGASVDVLFVGHEASRTGAPLMFLYFLRWLREHTDLRFEVVLVEGGPLVDDFAAVAPTVVLADLRDHWLSRALVAARLDRQAALVRGALARRRLAHLRSVGTVYCNSVVSLRMVHLLGPAPRLVIAHVHELMGALGMPRSDSDRRLLTDTADWVVAASDLVRDYLVDEHGLDPTRVVRHYEFIEVDAFLAKVPATSTDLRADLGIPPDAAVVGAMGVTESRKGPDLFLSLAQSFRERDLGRPVHFVWVGAPPDTEETRWMRHDLDKAGLGDVVHVVEPQAVPAPWFQLFDVFTLTSREDPFPLVCLESSLLGTPIVCFDNTGMAEFAGDGECGFVVPYLDLKAMGDRVVTLIEDADLRRSVGERAAAAVRDRFDVHAGAPALHADLERWRAGAGRDG encoded by the coding sequence GTGAGCACGGCGCAGGCGGGGCCGGGCCGCGGCGCGTCGGTCGACGTGCTGTTCGTGGGCCACGAGGCCTCCCGCACCGGAGCGCCCCTCATGTTCCTCTACTTCCTGCGGTGGCTGCGTGAGCACACCGATCTCCGCTTCGAGGTGGTGCTGGTCGAAGGCGGCCCCCTCGTCGACGACTTCGCCGCCGTGGCCCCGACGGTGGTGCTGGCCGATCTCCGTGACCACTGGCTGTCGCGTGCACTGGTGGCGGCCCGCCTCGACCGTCAGGCCGCGCTCGTGCGGGGCGCCCTCGCCCGACGGCGCCTCGCCCACCTGCGGTCGGTGGGCACCGTCTACTGCAACAGCGTGGTGAGCCTGCGCATGGTCCACCTGCTCGGGCCGGCCCCCCGCCTCGTGATCGCCCACGTGCACGAGCTCATGGGGGCACTGGGCATGCCCCGCAGCGACTCCGATCGTCGTCTGCTGACCGACACCGCGGACTGGGTCGTGGCCGCGTCCGACCTCGTGCGGGACTACCTCGTCGACGAGCACGGCCTCGATCCGACGCGCGTCGTGCGCCACTACGAGTTCATCGAGGTCGATGCCTTCCTCGCGAAGGTGCCGGCGACCAGCACGGACCTGCGGGCCGACCTGGGCATCCCGCCGGACGCCGCGGTGGTGGGGGCCATGGGTGTCACCGAGTCCCGGAAGGGGCCCGACCTCTTCCTTTCGCTGGCGCAGTCGTTCCGCGAGCGGGACCTCGGCCGGCCGGTGCACTTCGTCTGGGTGGGTGCGCCGCCCGACACCGAGGAGACGCGGTGGATGCGCCACGACCTCGACAAGGCCGGTCTCGGCGACGTCGTGCACGTCGTCGAGCCGCAGGCGGTGCCCGCCCCGTGGTTCCAGCTCTTCGACGTGTTCACCTTGACCTCTCGGGAGGACCCGTTCCCATTGGTGTGCCTCGAGAGCTCGTTGCTGGGGACGCCCATCGTGTGCTTCGACAACACCGGGATGGCCGAGTTCGCCGGGGACGGAGAGTGTGGCTTCGTCGTGCCCTATCTGGACCTCAAGGCCATGGGCGACCGGGTGGTGACGCTGATCGAAGACGCGGACCTGCGCCGGTCGGTGGGCGAGCGGGCGGCCGCCGCGGTGCGCGACCGCTTCGACGTGCACGCCGGCGCGCCGGCGCTGCACGCCGACCTGGAGCGCTGGCGGGCGGGCGCGGGGCGAGATGGCTGA
- a CDS encoding glycosyltransferase family 4 protein: MSGSGRADVVFVSHEATRTGAPVGLVQLLGWLGEHTDLAVEVVLVEGGPLEDEFAAAARLRTLDDVLAGPPPRVLFLNSSFSARVLLASSWPGSYVIARVPELELAFDEALPDDLRAALLARADRFVAVADRVRRHLVEGHGVPAAAVAVVHGAVPLGHVDVDGAAVAAARVEAGIPPDAPLVGAVGSRSWRKGADLFLELAVELRRRRPDGDTHFLWLGSDDRSWQFGRFADDVARAGLTGTLHLLGDRPDPAPFQAALDVFALTSREDPFPRVAIEAAALGRPVVAFDSGGVEELLARAGIGVVPYGDVRALADQTLHWLDHPDEAAAVGERLASAVREHHTLEVSAPLVLAEIERGLAA; this comes from the coding sequence GTGAGCGGGAGCGGGCGGGCGGACGTGGTGTTCGTGTCCCACGAGGCCACCCGCACCGGGGCACCGGTCGGGCTCGTCCAGCTCCTCGGGTGGCTGGGTGAGCACACCGACCTGGCGGTCGAGGTCGTCCTCGTCGAAGGGGGCCCGCTGGAGGACGAGTTCGCCGCCGCCGCCCGACTGCGCACGCTCGACGACGTGCTCGCGGGGCCGCCGCCGCGGGTCCTGTTCCTCAACAGCAGCTTCAGCGCCCGGGTGCTGCTGGCCTCGTCGTGGCCGGGCTCGTACGTCATCGCCCGCGTGCCCGAGCTGGAGCTGGCCTTCGACGAGGCCCTGCCCGACGACCTCCGCGCCGCACTGCTCGCCCGGGCCGACCGGTTCGTGGCCGTCGCCGACCGGGTGCGGCGACACCTGGTCGAGGGTCACGGCGTGCCGGCGGCGGCGGTGGCCGTCGTGCACGGCGCCGTCCCCCTCGGCCACGTCGACGTGGACGGGGCGGCCGTCGCCGCGGCGCGCGTCGAGGCCGGGATCCCCCCGGACGCGCCCCTGGTGGGCGCCGTGGGCAGCCGCTCCTGGCGCAAGGGCGCAGACCTCTTCCTCGAGCTCGCCGTCGAGCTGCGTCGCCGCCGTCCCGACGGCGACACCCACTTCCTCTGGCTCGGCAGCGACGACCGCTCCTGGCAGTTCGGCCGCTTCGCCGACGACGTGGCCCGCGCCGGTCTCACCGGCACCCTCCACCTCCTCGGTGACCGTCCGGACCCGGCCCCCTTCCAGGCGGCGCTGGACGTGTTCGCCCTGACCTCCCGGGAGGACCCGTTCCCCCGGGTGGCCATCGAGGCCGCCGCGTTGGGACGCCCCGTCGTGGCCTTCGACAGCGGAGGGGTGGAGGAGCTGCTGGCCCGCGCCGGGATCGGCGTCGTGCCCTACGGCGACGTGCGCGCCCTCGCCGACCAGACGCTCCACTGGCTGGACCACCCGGACGAGGCGGCGGCGGTGGGGGAGCGGTTGGCGAGCGCCGTGCGCGAGCACCACACCCTCGAGGTGAGCGCTCCGCTGGTGCTGGCCGAGATCGAACGGGGGCTGGCGGCGTGA
- a CDS encoding glycosyltransferase family 4 protein, whose amino-acid sequence MADRVVAATHELTRTGAPLSLLHVLRWLRSHTDLEIEVVAGRLGEDGGQLRPDFESLVPTRLAPELFDPTTSAPSLPAAPVLYLNSILAAGALSHLPSPRPYVIARVPELSMSFRRSLDEPVLARLLAEADRFVAVSGSVRRLLVERYGVAEDAIAVVPGSIDLSGYAPAGEADTAALRRSLGLPDDALVVGAAGTTDWRKGPDLFVRLAKALQERLPDRPVHFVWIGGEPGGPAFWRVERRLVPASLSERVHFLGSRPDPYSYYALMDVFALTSREDPFPRVCMEVGAVGVPIVTFDNGGAAELVAKGCGYVVPYLDVDAMADHVAELLVDRSLHDRLGAVGAEVVRRDHTVDVGGPATLAEIERGLTAGPS is encoded by the coding sequence ATGGCTGACCGGGTCGTCGCCGCCACCCACGAGCTCACCCGGACCGGCGCCCCGCTGTCGCTGCTGCACGTCCTGCGCTGGCTGCGGTCCCACACCGACCTCGAGATCGAGGTGGTGGCCGGCCGCCTGGGCGAGGACGGCGGCCAGCTGCGGCCCGACTTCGAGTCCCTGGTCCCCACCCGCCTCGCCCCGGAGCTGTTCGACCCCACGACCTCGGCACCGAGCCTTCCGGCCGCCCCGGTGCTCTACCTGAACTCGATCCTGGCCGCCGGTGCCCTCAGTCACCTTCCCTCCCCCCGGCCGTACGTCATCGCCCGGGTGCCGGAGCTGAGCATGTCGTTCCGCCGCTCGCTCGACGAGCCCGTCCTGGCCCGGTTGCTGGCCGAGGCCGACCGCTTCGTGGCCGTGTCCGGGAGCGTCCGGCGCCTCCTCGTCGAGCGCTACGGCGTCGCCGAGGACGCCATCGCGGTCGTGCCGGGCTCCATCGATCTCTCGGGGTACGCACCGGCCGGCGAGGCCGACACCGCGGCGCTGCGGCGGTCGCTCGGCCTGCCCGATGACGCGCTGGTCGTCGGGGCGGCGGGGACGACCGACTGGCGCAAGGGCCCGGACCTCTTCGTACGCCTGGCCAAGGCGCTGCAGGAACGGCTCCCCGATCGGCCCGTCCACTTCGTCTGGATCGGGGGTGAGCCCGGCGGCCCGGCGTTCTGGCGGGTCGAGCGGCGGCTGGTGCCCGCCTCGCTCTCCGAGCGGGTCCACTTCCTCGGGAGCCGGCCGGACCCCTACTCGTACTATGCGCTCATGGACGTGTTCGCCCTCACGTCGCGGGAGGACCCGTTCCCCAGGGTGTGCATGGAGGTGGGCGCCGTGGGCGTCCCCATCGTCACCTTCGACAACGGCGGCGCCGCCGAGCTGGTGGCCAAGGGGTGCGGGTACGTGGTGCCCTACCTCGACGTCGACGCCATGGCCGACCACGTGGCCGAGCTGCTGGTCGACCGGTCCCTGCACGATCGACTCGGCGCGGTGGGCGCCGAGGTCGTCCGTCGCGACCACACCGTCGACGTCGGCGGGCCCGCCACCCTGGCCGAGATCGAGCGCGGCCTGACCGCCGGGCCCAGCTGA
- the asnB gene encoding asparagine synthase (glutamine-hydrolyzing) translates to MCGIAGLLDPAHTRTGESLRGVATAMTDALRHRGPDDGGVEVDEAGGVALGNRRLAIVDLSPAGHQPMWSPDRRHLLAYNGELYNAEELRPELAAAGWSFRGRSDTEVLLAALATWGARRTAERAVGMFGFAAWDAHERRLVLGRDRFGEKPVYYGWHDGVLRFGSELTALRADPAFGPGIDRDAVALLLRHTYIPAPHSVYEGVRKLPPASLYTWSAADGERIEAYWSLADVAEGAGRRPFGSEAEADEALDAALTASVRSRLVSDVPLGAFLSGGIDSSLIVALMDRHHDGPVRTFTIGFADEQFDEAPFARGVAEVLGTDHTELEVTPAEAQAVIPELCHLYDEPFADQSQIPTVLLSRLARRDVTVALSGDGGDELFGGYWHHLWSLEDEPSDGDDEAAASAASASQGWRQRLRRRGRGPAGPPPGGIGGTGGTGDRPAWHQGHLDRLASWADPAAVVRGATLPATAFTERVAHPRFDRRLDWMMELDAATFLPDDVLVKVDRATMSTSLEARAPFLDPAVAEVAWRIPTADRLGPNGGKLALRRLLGQFVPTELFERPKMGFNVPIGDWLRGPLREWGSDVLAGLDDDLFDRSAVDAVWADHLAGEDAAYRLWPVLMCQTWLDAGHGDGRGSTVALP, encoded by the coding sequence ATGTGCGGCATCGCCGGGCTCCTCGACCCGGCCCACACCCGGACCGGCGAGAGCCTCCGGGGGGTGGCGACGGCCATGACCGACGCCTTGCGCCACCGCGGGCCCGACGACGGCGGGGTCGAGGTGGACGAGGCCGGGGGGGTCGCCCTCGGCAACCGCCGGCTCGCCATCGTCGACCTCTCGCCGGCGGGCCACCAGCCGATGTGGTCGCCCGACCGGCGCCACCTGCTGGCCTACAACGGCGAGCTGTACAACGCCGAGGAGCTCCGCCCCGAGCTCGCCGCCGCCGGGTGGTCGTTCCGGGGCCGATCGGACACCGAGGTGCTGCTGGCGGCGCTGGCCACCTGGGGCGCGCGCCGGACGGCCGAGCGCGCCGTCGGCATGTTCGGGTTCGCGGCGTGGGACGCCCACGAGCGCCGCCTGGTTCTGGGCCGGGACCGCTTCGGCGAGAAGCCCGTCTACTACGGGTGGCACGACGGGGTGCTGCGTTTCGGCTCCGAGCTGACCGCGCTGCGGGCCGACCCTGCGTTCGGGCCCGGGATCGACCGGGACGCCGTGGCCCTGCTGTTGCGCCACACCTACATCCCGGCGCCGCACTCGGTGTACGAGGGGGTGCGCAAGCTGCCACCGGCGAGTCTCTACACGTGGTCGGCGGCGGACGGCGAGCGCATCGAGGCCTACTGGTCGCTGGCCGACGTGGCCGAAGGCGCCGGGCGACGGCCGTTCGGGTCCGAGGCCGAGGCCGACGAGGCGCTGGACGCCGCCCTCACCGCGTCGGTGCGCAGCCGGCTCGTGTCGGACGTGCCCCTGGGGGCCTTCCTCTCGGGCGGCATCGACTCCTCGCTGATCGTGGCGCTCATGGACCGCCACCATGACGGGCCGGTGCGCACGTTCACGATCGGCTTCGCCGACGAGCAGTTCGACGAGGCGCCCTTCGCCCGGGGCGTGGCGGAGGTGCTGGGGACCGACCACACCGAGCTCGAGGTCACCCCGGCCGAGGCGCAGGCCGTGATCCCCGAGCTCTGTCACCTCTACGACGAGCCCTTCGCCGACCAGTCCCAGATCCCCACGGTCCTGCTCTCTCGCCTCGCCCGCCGGGACGTCACCGTCGCGCTCTCCGGCGACGGCGGTGATGAGCTCTTCGGCGGCTACTGGCACCACCTGTGGAGCCTGGAGGACGAGCCCTCCGACGGCGACGACGAGGCGGCCGCGTCCGCCGCGTCCGCCTCGCAGGGCTGGCGCCAGCGGCTCCGCCGCCGTGGCCGTGGCCCGGCCGGGCCGCCGCCCGGCGGAATCGGTGGGACCGGTGGGACCGGTGACCGACCGGCCTGGCACCAGGGCCACCTCGACCGCCTCGCGAGCTGGGCCGACCCCGCCGCGGTCGTGCGGGGCGCCACCTTGCCGGCCACCGCCTTCACCGAGCGGGTCGCCCACCCCCGCTTCGACCGCCGCCTCGACTGGATGATGGAGCTCGACGCCGCCACCTTCCTGCCCGACGACGTCCTCGTGAAGGTCGATCGGGCCACGATGTCGACCAGCCTCGAGGCCCGGGCGCCCTTCCTCGACCCCGCGGTGGCCGAGGTCGCGTGGCGCATCCCCACCGCCGACCGCCTCGGTCCGAACGGGGGCAAGCTCGCCCTGCGGCGGCTGCTCGGGCAATTCGTCCCGACCGAGCTCTTCGAGCGGCCCAAGATGGGCTTCAACGTGCCCATCGGCGACTGGCTGCGGGGTCCGTTGCGCGAGTGGGGGAGCGACGTGCTCGCGGGCCTCGACGACGATCTGTTCGACCGGAGCGCGGTCGACGCCGTCTGGGCGGACCACCTCGCCGGCGAGGACGCCGCCTACCGGCTCTGGCCCGTGCTCATGTGCCAGACCTGGCTCGACGCTGGTCACGGCGACGGGCGGGGCAGTACCGTCGCGCTTCCGTGA
- a CDS encoding aspartyl/asparaginyl beta-hydroxylase domain-containing protein: MSTETDLAAPDADEALVARRTLVDDEQQAEFSRAGYLTLTTVGPEQVARLRAIYDEVFPEQMQGFIPTYAVATPERKARANELVKEVLEPLIGPLFDRHRAFNSSYLMKWPGDDSALPLHQDTCYVDERVFRSAVVWVALDDTDEELDNGPLQVIPGSHRFDRLPRGTRTWWPYDQAAHFAEEHCTVALPARAGEALMMDNALIHCSFPNRSSSPRLAVAISMAPEEAGLIHAVGHDDARVSLHDVDEEFFVQYSPYGLAGAEFPDTYPRREVRPIEFRQLTPTDLAALCHLPEELVDEAALLDRQDPAPSGDAPADDAAAVDPHGSDLAADGQVAGGDEGSGAGGGPGRIGTAVLGLMQANNRLVGHAVTLQPVYDPADFAWTAMLEQRWEDIRDEARAVLETRRVPRIEQVLGVSQGNDGEWNTFVLRALRKPVDFNAELCPVTSELVAQVPGISSALFSVFQPGTHLPSHQAPNRGVLRYHLGLIVPDPPDSCQLRVLDDVLSYREGESILFDDTFEHEAWNRAAAPRVTLLLELDRPLRTPYRQFNALTQRAFAFYPEARGAAERLEKLEWELNGGR, translated from the coding sequence GTGAGCACCGAAACCGACCTGGCCGCGCCCGATGCCGACGAGGCCCTCGTCGCCCGGCGCACGCTGGTCGACGACGAGCAGCAGGCCGAGTTCTCCCGGGCCGGCTACCTCACCCTCACCACCGTCGGGCCCGAGCAGGTGGCCCGGCTGCGCGCCATCTACGACGAGGTCTTCCCCGAGCAGATGCAGGGGTTCATCCCCACCTACGCCGTGGCCACCCCGGAGCGCAAGGCCCGCGCCAACGAGCTGGTCAAGGAGGTCCTCGAGCCCCTGATCGGCCCGCTGTTCGACCGCCACCGCGCCTTCAACTCGAGCTACCTCATGAAGTGGCCGGGGGACGACAGCGCCCTGCCGCTGCACCAGGACACCTGCTACGTCGACGAGCGGGTCTTCCGGTCCGCGGTGGTGTGGGTCGCCCTCGACGACACCGACGAGGAGCTCGACAACGGCCCGCTCCAGGTGATCCCCGGCAGCCACCGCTTCGACCGCCTCCCCCGGGGGACCCGGACGTGGTGGCCGTACGACCAGGCGGCCCACTTCGCCGAGGAGCACTGCACCGTGGCCCTGCCCGCACGTGCGGGCGAGGCGCTGATGATGGACAACGCGCTCATCCACTGCTCGTTCCCGAACCGCTCGTCGTCCCCTCGGCTCGCCGTCGCGATCTCGATGGCTCCGGAGGAGGCCGGGCTCATCCACGCCGTGGGCCACGACGACGCCCGGGTGTCGCTCCACGACGTCGACGAGGAATTCTTCGTCCAGTACTCGCCCTACGGGCTGGCAGGCGCCGAGTTCCCGGACACCTATCCCCGCCGTGAGGTGCGGCCCATCGAGTTCCGCCAGCTCACGCCGACCGACCTCGCCGCCCTCTGCCACCTGCCCGAGGAGCTCGTCGACGAGGCCGCCCTCCTGGACCGGCAGGACCCAGCGCCGAGCGGCGACGCGCCCGCCGACGATGCGGCGGCGGTCGACCCCCACGGGTCTGACCTCGCAGCGGACGGGCAGGTCGCGGGCGGTGACGAGGGTTCGGGCGCCGGCGGCGGCCCCGGGCGCATCGGGACGGCCGTGCTGGGCCTGATGCAGGCCAACAACCGCCTCGTCGGCCATGCGGTCACGCTCCAGCCGGTGTACGACCCGGCCGACTTCGCCTGGACGGCGATGCTCGAGCAGCGTTGGGAGGACATCCGCGACGAGGCCCGGGCCGTGCTCGAGACCCGACGCGTGCCCCGCATCGAGCAGGTCCTGGGGGTCAGCCAGGGCAACGACGGCGAGTGGAACACCTTCGTGCTGCGGGCGCTGCGCAAGCCCGTCGACTTCAACGCCGAGCTCTGCCCCGTCACGAGCGAGCTGGTGGCACAGGTCCCGGGGATCTCCTCGGCGCTGTTCTCGGTGTTCCAGCCGGGCACCCACCTCCCGAGCCACCAGGCTCCCAACCGGGGCGTGCTGCGCTACCACCTCGGCCTCATCGTCCCCGACCCCCCGGACTCGTGCCAGCTCCGCGTGCTCGACGACGTGTTGTCCTATCGCGAGGGCGAGAGCATCCTCTTCGACGACACCTTCGAGCACGAGGCGTGGAACCGGGCCGCGGCCCCGCGGGTGACGCTGCTGCTCGAGCTCGACCGTCCCCTGCGCACCCCGTACCGGCAGTTCAACGCCCTCACCCAGCGGGCCTTCGCCTTCTACCCGGAGGCCCGGGGTGCCGCCGAGCGCCTCGAGAAGCTCGAATGGGAGCTGAACGGCGGGCGTTGA
- a CDS encoding phytanoyl-CoA dioxygenase family protein, with protein MQPTFLNEEWQATFERDGYVKIPCLDADEVQALRDVYYGLGKAPGDPERACISTFHTYDADYKQKISDGVHGVLKPHCDEIFDDYKCLPANFLTKWPGGMSGFGLHQDLALVDETKFRSAEIWVALEDTHADNGQLWMVPGSHKWVPTLRGIHSFRSPFYGLEQRIVQRHAVPEPLKAGEAIVFNHATLHFSYPNRTEKERLVAIIDLIPNSAQHIHYFGLPDGSIEAFEIGEEFWVDNNPFTLGTPPPAAQSLGICDFEFVALTEERLDELVANGEAVDHEIERHGALNPGRAWCHRCGTTEGIEDTPDRWLGNVTLLCPSCAEKEAELAAV; from the coding sequence GTGCAACCCACGTTCTTGAATGAGGAGTGGCAGGCGACCTTCGAGCGTGATGGCTACGTGAAGATCCCCTGTCTCGATGCGGACGAGGTCCAGGCGCTGCGGGACGTGTACTACGGGTTGGGCAAGGCCCCGGGCGACCCCGAGCGAGCCTGCATCTCCACCTTCCACACCTACGACGCGGACTACAAGCAGAAGATCAGCGACGGCGTGCACGGCGTGCTGAAGCCGCACTGCGACGAGATCTTCGACGACTACAAGTGCCTGCCCGCCAACTTCCTCACGAAGTGGCCCGGCGGCATGAGCGGCTTCGGCCTCCACCAGGACCTCGCCCTGGTGGACGAGACCAAGTTCCGCTCCGCCGAGATCTGGGTGGCCCTCGAGGACACCCACGCCGACAACGGCCAGCTCTGGATGGTGCCGGGCTCGCACAAGTGGGTCCCCACCCTGCGGGGCATCCACTCGTTCCGCTCGCCGTTCTACGGCCTCGAGCAGCGCATCGTGCAGCGCCACGCGGTGCCCGAGCCCCTCAAGGCGGGCGAGGCCATCGTGTTCAACCACGCCACGCTGCACTTCTCGTACCCGAACCGCACCGAGAAGGAGCGGCTCGTGGCCATCATCGACCTCATCCCGAACAGCGCCCAGCACATCCACTACTTCGGGCTGCCCGACGGCTCCATCGAGGCCTTCGAGATCGGTGAGGAGTTCTGGGTCGACAACAACCCGTTCACCCTCGGCACCCCGCCGCCGGCGGCGCAGAGCCTCGGCATCTGCGACTTCGAGTTCGTGGCGCTCACCGAGGAGCGCCTCGACGAGCTGGTGGCCAACGGCGAGGCCGTCGACCACGAGATCGAGCGTCACGGGGCCCTCAACCCGGGTCGGGCCTGGTGCCACCGTTGCGGCACCACCGAGGGCATCGAGGACACGCCGGACCGCTGGCTCGGCAACGTCACGCTCCTGTGCCCCTCGTGCGCCGAGAAGGAAGCCGAGCTGGCGGCCGTCTGA
- a CDS encoding glycosyltransferase — protein MSAGRGRVLVVGRDAEDTADTRSLLALVDGLAADTGGPQVRVLLQGGGPLVERFAGLAPTTVVDDLAGRSVAGLVERGLGRVGLRAGALRVRARRLGLDGWGSGDAVYLHTVLCVQALRYLPTAGNAGIVCRVPESVHPLDQPLSEADLALLVDRVDRFLVTTAAGVAELTGPLRVATGRVVRVPEVVAPTTGAEASRVEASRLRSALGFGPDDVVVGSFGASAVDPPSPAASLAVALRRQGTTARLLFVAPEHASDGWVRHDVECAGLTDRVTVVDAGEPLPGYHLVCDVVAHAGWGADHPGAYLEAMARGVPAVCFEGHELAALVGDDEAGVVCPYLDLMAMAEGVAGLVDDADRRRVAGERAADTVAALHPTTVALDAVRLAVAEVSR, from the coding sequence GTGAGCGCGGGCCGAGGTCGCGTCCTCGTGGTGGGCCGCGATGCCGAGGACACCGCGGACACCCGGAGCCTGCTCGCGCTCGTCGACGGCCTGGCCGCGGACACCGGTGGTCCGCAGGTGCGGGTGCTCCTCCAGGGGGGCGGGCCCCTCGTGGAGCGGTTCGCGGGCTTGGCCCCGACCACGGTCGTGGACGACCTCGCGGGGCGCAGCGTCGCCGGCCTGGTCGAGCGCGGCCTCGGCCGGGTGGGCCTCCGCGCCGGCGCCCTGCGGGTGCGGGCACGGCGCCTGGGCCTCGACGGGTGGGGGTCCGGCGATGCCGTGTACCTCCACACCGTGCTCTGCGTTCAGGCCCTCCGCTACCTGCCGACGGCCGGGAACGCGGGGATCGTGTGCCGGGTGCCGGAGTCCGTGCACCCGCTGGACCAGCCGCTCTCGGAGGCGGACCTCGCCCTGCTCGTGGACCGGGTGGACCGCTTCCTCGTCACCACCGCGGCGGGGGTGGCCGAGCTGACCGGGCCGCTCCGTGTCGCCACCGGACGCGTCGTGCGCGTCCCCGAGGTGGTGGCCCCGACCACGGGCGCCGAGGCCTCCCGGGTCGAGGCCTCCCGGCTGCGGTCGGCTCTCGGGTTCGGCCCCGACGACGTGGTGGTGGGGTCGTTCGGGGCGTCGGCGGTCGACCCGCCTTCGCCCGCCGCCTCCCTCGCGGTCGCGCTCCGGCGCCAGGGCACCACCGCCCGCCTCCTGTTCGTGGCCCCCGAGCACGCCTCGGACGGGTGGGTGCGCCACGACGTGGAATGTGCCGGTCTGACCGACCGCGTCACGGTCGTCGACGCGGGCGAGCCGCTCCCCGGCTACCACCTCGTGTGCGACGTGGTCGCGCACGCCGGCTGGGGTGCCGACCACCCCGGCGCGTACCTCGAGGCCATGGCCCGGGGCGTCCCCGCCGTGTGCTTCGAGGGCCATGAGCTGGCGGCGCTCGTCGGCGACGACGAAGCCGGGGTCGTCTGCCCCTACCTCGACCTGATGGCCATGGCCGAGGGCGTCGCCGGGCTGGTCGACGACGCCGACCGCCGTCGGGTGGCGGGGGAGCGGGCCGCCGACACCGTGGCCGCGCTGCACCCCACGACGGTGGCCCTCGACGCCGTCCGACTCGCCGTGGCGGAGGTGTCCCGGTGA